The Alosa sapidissima isolate fAloSap1 chromosome 8, fAloSap1.pri, whole genome shotgun sequence genome contains a region encoding:
- the LOC121716141 gene encoding major histocompatibility complex class I-related gene protein-like isoform X1: MYRWQIFLALFSLVKAADTGSHSLWIMGTYIRGKTPFPEFSVYLMLDDIEFGYYDSNENKAIHRDIHDAPYNIVDAEDIDFASYFENLYDRVKLRSSNVKDYFNHTNDVYVYQRAIGCELLGDDRPGPMYTKDAYNGETVVVDQYDADQDALRINWRWPDIKDKTWIQQINLPLQYRVLYPTCINFLQRHLVKQKNRVLKKVKPRVRLLQKTLPDCGGAKVTCLATGFYPRHINLTLLRDGQPVSDHQIIGGELLPNGDETYQMRKSLEVSAEELQHHHYTCTAEHLSLDNKLDIGLEREWDSGTTIILSSVKAVAVLVCVVGATCAVIIWWWRRRTGQGSQASQSSTYMSAPSADLD; the protein is encoded by the exons ATGTACAGGTGGCAGATATTTTTGGCTCTTTTCTCACTTGTCAAAGCTGCGGATACAG GTTCTCACTCCTTATGGATCATGGGAACATACATCAGAGGAAAGACTCCGTTTCCAGAATTCTCAGTGTATCTGATGTTGGATGATATTGAGTTTGGGTACTATGactcaaatgaaaacaaagcaaTACACAGAGACATCCATGATGCCCCGTACAACATAGTTGATGCAGAAGATATAGATTTTGCTTCATACTTTGAAAATTTGTATGACCGAGTTAAGCTTAGATCATCCAATGTAAAGGACTACTTCAACCATACAAATG ATGTTTATGTTTATCAGAGAGCTATTGGATGTGAGCTACTGGGCGATGATCGTCCAGGACCAATGTATACTAAGGATGCTTACAATGGGGAGACTGTAGTTGTAGACCAATACGATGCAGATCAGGATGCTCTTCGCATTAATTGGAGATGGCCAGATATAAAGGATAAAACATGGATTCAACAAATCAACCTCCCCTTGCAGTACAGAGTCCTTTACCCCACCTGCATCAATTTTCTCCAAAGGCATCTGGTCAAACAAAAGAACCGTGTTCTGAAAAAAG TGAAGCCCAGAGTCAGGCTCCTCCAGAAGACACTCCCAGACTGTGGAGGGGCCAAAGTGACCTGCCTGGCCACTGGTTTCTACCCCCGTCACATCAACCTGACCCTGCTCAGAGACGGCCAGCCTGTGTCTGACCACCAGATCATTGGGGGGGAGCTGCTACCTAATGGAGATGAGACGTATCAGATGAGGAAGAGCCTGGAGGTCAGCGCAGAGGAACTACAGCATCATCACTACACCTGCACAGCTGAACACCTCAGCCTGGACAACAAGCTGGACATTGGCTTAG AGCGTGAGTGGGATTCAGGAACAACAATCATATTATCATCTGTGAAGGCTGTggcagtgttggtgtgtgtggttggagCCACCTGTGCCGTCATTATATGGTGGTGGAGGAGACGCACAG GTCAGGGCTCCCAGGCATCACAGTCGAGTACCTACATGTCTGCTCCAA GTGCAGATCTGGACTGA
- the LOC121716141 gene encoding major histocompatibility complex class I-related gene protein-like isoform X2: protein MYRWQIFLALFSLVKAADTGSHSLWIMGTYIRGKTPFPEFSVYLMLDDIEFGYYDSNENKAIHRDIHDAPYNIVDAEDIDFASYFENLYDRVKLRSSNVKDYFNHTNDVYVYQRAIGCELLGDDRPGPMYTKDAYNGETVVVDQYDADQDALRINWRWPDIKDKTWIQQINLPLQYRVLYPTCINFLQRHLVKQKNRVLKKVKPRVRLLQKTLPDCGGAKVTCLATGFYPRHINLTLLRDGQPVSDHQIIGGELLPNGDETYQMRKSLEVSAEELQHHHYTCTAEHLSLDNKLDIGLEREWDSGTTIILSSVKAVAVLVCVVGATIIIWWRRRRTGQGSQASQSSTYMSAPSADLD, encoded by the exons ATGTACAGGTGGCAGATATTTTTGGCTCTTTTCTCACTTGTCAAAGCTGCGGATACAG GTTCTCACTCCTTATGGATCATGGGAACATACATCAGAGGAAAGACTCCGTTTCCAGAATTCTCAGTGTATCTGATGTTGGATGATATTGAGTTTGGGTACTATGactcaaatgaaaacaaagcaaTACACAGAGACATCCATGATGCCCCGTACAACATAGTTGATGCAGAAGATATAGATTTTGCTTCATACTTTGAAAATTTGTATGACCGAGTTAAGCTTAGATCATCCAATGTAAAGGACTACTTCAACCATACAAATG ATGTTTATGTTTATCAGAGAGCTATTGGATGTGAGCTACTGGGCGATGATCGTCCAGGACCAATGTATACTAAGGATGCTTACAATGGGGAGACTGTAGTTGTAGACCAATACGATGCAGATCAGGATGCTCTTCGCATTAATTGGAGATGGCCAGATATAAAGGATAAAACATGGATTCAACAAATCAACCTCCCCTTGCAGTACAGAGTCCTTTACCCCACCTGCATCAATTTTCTCCAAAGGCATCTGGTCAAACAAAAGAACCGTGTTCTGAAAAAAG TGAAGCCCAGAGTCAGGCTCCTCCAGAAGACACTCCCAGACTGTGGAGGGGCCAAAGTGACCTGCCTGGCCACTGGTTTCTACCCCCGTCACATCAACCTGACCCTGCTCAGAGACGGCCAGCCTGTGTCTGACCACCAGATCATTGGGGGGGAGCTGCTACCTAATGGAGATGAGACGTATCAGATGAGGAAGAGCCTGGAGGTCAGCGCAGAGGAACTACAGCATCATCACTACACCTGCACAGCTGAACACCTCAGCCTGGACAACAAGCTGGACATTGGCTTAG AGCGTGAGTGGGATTCAGGAACAACAATCATATTATCATCTGTGAAGGCTGTggcagtgttggtgtgtgtggttggagCCACC ATCATTatatggtggaggaggagacgcaCAG GTCAGGGCTCCCAGGCATCACAGTCGAGTACCTACATGTCTGCTCCAA GTGCAGATCTGGACTGA